The following DNA comes from Halorhabdus tiamatea SARL4B.
CGAGCGGCACGAGGCTGAGGACGGCGGCGAGTTTGCCGGCGTAGCGATTCGGTGCCAGCGCGACGACGCCGGCACCGACCAGCACGCTCACGAGGAGGGCTTCGAGTAGCATTAGAGCCACCCCCCGAGCAGTGCGAAGACGACTAGCAGTGCAACGAGACCAAGCGTGACCAGCGTCGCGTAGTTGGTCACGACGCCGGACTGGATCCGGCGGACGCGCTCGCTGCCGAACAGGCTCACGCTACTGGTTGCGTTGACGATGCCGTCGACGACGCTCTGATCGAATGTGTCGGCCGCGCGGGCGATCGGTACCGTCACGCCCCGGGCCAGCCAGACCTGGTACTCGTCCTGGTAGTAGTTGTTCATGAGCAGCGTCTTGAGACCGCCGAGCCGGTCGGTGTGTTCCTCGGGATCGGCCACGGCGTAGAGTCGATAGGCGATCCCGGCACCCAGCAGGGCGAGGCCGAGCGAGACGGCCGCGCCGGCGAGGACGGTCCCGGTCTCACCCAGCGGGTTCTCGGCCGTGTAGTGAGCGTAGTCGTGGAGCAGCGTCTCGTAGTGTTCGACCGAGAGTAACTCCGTAGCGCCCCCGAGCCAGTCGTGGAGGAAGGTCAGGTGAACGCCAGTGACCTTCTCGACCGGCGCGAGATTGATCACACCGCCGACGGCCGCGAGGATTCCGAGGACGGCCAGCGGCAGTTTGACGTTCCACCGGACGCTGTGGGGATCCTCGGCCTGTTCAGTCCGGGCGTCGCCGTGGAAGGTCAACAGGACCATCCGGAAGGTGTAGAAGCCGGTGAACGCGACGGCGAGTAGCCCCATCGCGTAGCCAGCGAGCAGGAGCGGCGAACCGCCCAGCCCGTGGATCAGCGTCTCGTAGAGCACCTCGTCCTTCGACCAGAAGCCGGCGAAGGGGAAGATGCCCGCCAGCGCGAGCGACCCCGAGAGGAACGCGTAGTAAGTCACGGGCATCTTCTCCTTCAGGCCGCCCATGTCCCACATGTTCTCGTTGTGGTGCATCGCGATGATGACTGAACCGGCACCGAGGAACAGCAGCGCCTTGAAGATCGCGTGGGTGGTGAGGTGGAAGACCGCAGCGACGTACCCGCCGCCACCCAGCGCGAGCATCATGTACCCGTACTGGGAGATCGTCGAATAGGCGAGCACCTGCTTGAGTTCCTGTTTGACCAGCGCCATCGAGGCCGCAAAGAGGGCGGTGAAGCCACCGACGAGGGCGATTACGCCCAGCGCGGTCGGACTCAGCAGGTAGAAGCCGTACATCCGCGCGACGAGGTAGACACCGGCGGCTACCATCGTCGCCGCGTGGATGAGCGCCGAAACGGGGGTCGGACCCTCCATCGCGTCGGGGAGCCACGTGTGTAAGGGGAACTGGGCGGACTTGCCGATCACGCCGCCCAGCACCAGCAGGCCGGCGAGCGTGATCGCCGTCTCCGCGCCCAGGCCGTAGAACGTCTGGCCGGACTCGATGGCCTGGCGGGCCAGTTCCGGGAAGCCCTCCTCGCCGACGAACAGCCCGGTGCCGAACATCGAGAGGACCGCCACGGTCCCGACGAGGAAGAAGTAGTCCCCGAAACGGGTCACGAGGAAGGCCTTCTTCGCCGCGCTGGCCGGGCCCGGCTCACGGAACCAGAAGCCGATCAGCAGGTACGAACACAGCCCGACGAGTTCGAAGAACATGAACGCCATCAGGAGGTTGTCCGCGAAGACAAAGGCGAGCATGCTGAAGGCGAACAGCGAGAGTTCGGCGTAGTACCGCCGGAGGCCGCCCTCGCCCTCGTCGTTCATATACCCGAGCGAGAAGACGAACACCAGCAGGGCGATCAGCGAAACGAGCGTGAGCATCAGCGCCGAGAGCGGATCGATCAGAATGCCGAAGTGGAGACTGATCGCCCCATCGCCAGTGAGGAAGGTATAGAGTTCCGCGTGATAGGGGTCGCCGTTGGCCACGGCCACCAGCGAGAGGGCCGAGAGGACGAGCGAGCCAGCCAGCGCGGCGATGCCGGCCAGCGCGCCGCGTTTCGGCAGGTAGTTGCCGCCAAGCAACACGAGAACGAAGGCGGCCAGCGGGAGCAGTGCGATCGCCGGAGCGAAGTCGAGTATTCCTGTCATGTTACCACCGCATCGTCGTCGGGACGGTCACGTCGATCTCACCGAAGTTGCGATACAGGACGAGGATGATACCGATGCCGACCGCGACCTCGGCGGCAGCCAGCGCCATCACGAACAGTGCGAACACCTGTCCCGTCAGGTTGCCGTAGTGCAGCGAGAACGCGACGAAGTTGACGTTCGCTGCGTTGAGCATCAACTCGACAGACATGAGGAAGAGCAGGGCGTTCCGGCGCGTCAACACGCCGAAGACGCCGATGGCGAAAATCGCCGCCGACAGCAGGAGATACGGGAAGACACCGACCATCACTCAGCACCTCCGTCGTTCGTCGAGAGCACAGACCCGTCTTCGTCACGGGCAAGCAAGATTGCCCCGTCCAGTGCCGCATCGAGGACGACGGCGATCAGGACGAACGACACCAGAAAGCCCTCGGTGACGAGTCCGGACTGGCCGGCCATGTCGAACAGCGCGTAACCGATCCCGTCCATGACGCTGAGGCCCGACTCGAAGCCGGTCGGTTCGGGAAAGTCGGCAGTGACAAACACCGCGGCGAGGACACCAAACAGCGCGATCGCAGCTACGCCGTGGCTCGCCCGCAGGTCCGTCGCGAGACGTGGTCGGCTCACTGTGTCACCCCGCCAGAGCCCGGATCACTTCGACGCGTCAACATGACGGCGAAGCTAATCAGGATGAGGACGCCGCCGACGTACACCAGAATTTGCATTGCGGCGACGAACGGTGCCTGGACCATGACGTAGTGGACGGCGACGCTGAGCAAGGCCACGCCGAGCAACAGCGCCGCGTGCCAGACGTCACGTACCACCACGACGCCCAGGCTGGCACCGACTGTCGTCAGTGCGAACAGCCCAAAAGCGATCAGTTCGAGTACTCCCATGCTACTACCCCAATGCGCCCGCACGCCCTTTGAAGATTACCTTATCGTTCAAAGATTCCGGCAATTCCAACCGGTATCGCCACCACTGGTCCGTCGCCCGCCGGAAATCAGGCGGTGTAGACTGGACAACGTTTCGACACGACTGTCTATTTTGCGGAAAACCTCAGGACACAGGGGCGTCTCTCCGAGAGCGATTACTATACCGGAGCGAACTTCAAAACAAGCATCGACGGTAGGCCATGGAGATCACCGTGTTCGTCCTCCTCGCCCTGGCGTTGCTGGTCGGCGGCGTCCTCGGGAGTTTCGTGCCGATGGTCCCCGCGGGCCTGCTCTCGATCGGCGGGATCGTGGTCTACTGGTGGAGTACGGGCTACGCCACGCCCGGACCGATCGTCCTCGCTGGGTTCCTCACCGTCGGGGTACTCGTGGTCGCCGTCGACTACCTGGCGGGCGCGATCGCCGCGAAAGCCGGTGGTGCCTCGACGCTCAGTAGCGTCGCCGGCGCGCTCGTCGGGTTCGCGCTCTTCTTTGTGCTCGGCCCGGTCGGCATCCTCCTCGGCATCACGGCCACCGTCTTCGCCCTCGAACTCTACCGGGGGCGAGCGCGGGACGAGAGTCTCAAGGCCGCCGGCTACGCCCTGGTCGGCACGCTCGGCTCGAGCGTGATGCAGTTCGTTCTGACGCTGTCGATGCTGGTGGCGTTTCTCGTCGTTCTCGTCGTCTGAGGGCGCGGGAAGACACGCACATGGGGCGCAACATGTATGGCGAGAGAGCCTGTAACATCGCGTATGGCAACTGACGAGGCTCCCATGGAAACGACGGTCAGCGACCGGGGGATGGTCACGATCCCCGCGGAGCTTCGCCGGCGCCTCGACATCGAACCGGGCGACAAACTCCGGTGGGAGACCGACGAAGAGGGAACGCTTTCGGTCGAAGTCCTAAAACAGCGCTACGGCGCTTTCGACGATTTCGAGCCGATACCAATGGGTGGAGGCGGGTCCGAATCGCACGACATTGCCGGTCACGAAGACGATCCCGCACTGTCGGAGACGAGCTGATGGCAGTCGCAGTTGTCGATACGGGTGTTCTCGTCGGGATGGCAGACGCTGACGACGAACACCACGACGTTGCCATGGAGATCGTTCGTGACATGGATCATGGCGACCTCCCAACCGGCCGGGTGACAAACTACGTTGCGCTTGAAACACAGAACTGGATACAGTCCCGGAAACGTCATGAAAAGGCCGTGGAGACGTACAGACGTTTGAATCAGTCAGCTGGATTCGAGGTGCTCCACGCTGCACAAAAGGACTTTACCAACGCTATCAAGCTGTTCGAAACTCACACAGGACTGTCGTTCGGTGATGCGACGATTGCCGCGTACATGCACCGAGCGGGGATCGAATACCTGTACTCGTTCGACGACGATTTCGACGCTATCGAGCACATCACGCGGCTGGAAACAGCGGACGACCCGTTCGAGTGATCGCCCACCACCTTTTTCCCGCTCGGGTTCGCACAGAGCGCGAACCTCTCGCGGCAAAAACGTGGGCGAAAAATCGGGACCTCGCTTCGCTCGGTCCCGCGAAACGCGGCCTTCGACCGCGTATGCTTCTACTGATAATCGACTTCGCCTTCGCCTTCCCCGACCCAACTCCCCCGATCGGGTTCCCGCGACTCCAGTGGGTCGACGATCCTCCACCTTTTTACTGCGGCGGGTCGCTCGCTCCGCTCGCGACCCCTCCTCGAAAAAGCTGGACCAAAAACACCGGGACCTCGCTTCGCTCGGTCCCGCGAAACGCGGCCTCCGGCCGCGTACGTTTCTCTACTGGTAGTCGACTTCGCCTTCGCCTTCGCCGACCCAACTGCCACGGTCCGGCTCCCGGGACTCCAGCGGGTCGATATCCTTGTACCATGGGACGTTCTTGAGTTCCTCCTTGTTGTAGGCGAGGTCGTCTTTCGTATCGCCGACGAACTCGAAGTTCTGGGTCAGCACGATGGCATCGGTCGGACAGACCTCCTCACAGAGCCGACAGTAGATACACTGGCCGACGTGGAGGTTGTACTGTTCGCCGTTGCGCTGGTCGTCCTGAACGATCTGGATGGTGTCGTTCGGACAGACGTTCTCACACTGTCGACACCAGATGCAGCGCTCCTGGCTGTACTTGTGGACGCCCCGGAACCGCGGGCTGACCTCGGGTGCGGTCTCGGGGTACTCGACGGTGAACGTCTTGCCGTCGAGGGCGTGTTTCATCGTCGTTGCCATACCTTTGAGGATGCCGATCATGTGGAGTCACCTCTGAGTTGTGGGTCGGGAATCGGACGCGCGCCGGCCATCGGACGGGACACCATCAGGCCATCACCCCGACGACTGCCGCCGTCACGAGAAGATTCACCAGCGCGAGCACGAGCAGGACTTTCCAGCCGATCTCGATCAACTGGTCGATCCGGACGCGGGGGACTGCCGAACGTGCCCACTGGGTGAACAGGAACACGCCCCAGATCTTGATGAGGAACCAGACGATTCCCGGCAGGAAGGGGCCAGCTGGGCCACCGAGGAACAGCGTCGCGATGATCGCCCCACCGAGGAAGATGTGGATGAACTCCCCGAGGTAAAACAGGACGAAGTAGACACTCGAGTACTCGGTCTGGTAGCCCGCGACGAGTTCGGTCGGCGCTTCGGGAATGTCGAAGGGGTTGCGGCCGACCTCTGCCAGGTTCGCGATCATGAACAGCGCGAACGCGAAGGGGTTGATGAACGCGAACCAGTTCGGAATCGCGACCGGCCCGAGCTGGAGGAACACCCCCTGCTGGGCGGCGACGATCTCGCTGAGTCGCAACGAGCCCGCAAAGAGCACGACCGACGCACCGGTCAACACGAGCGGGATCTCGTAGGCGAGGTTCTGGGCGACCGCGCGCAGCCCACCGAGGAACGAGTACTTGTTGTTCGAGGCGTACCCCGCCATCAACAGGCCGAGCGACGCGATCGACGAGACGGCGAAGACGTACGCCAGCCCGATCTCGGGGTCAGCAACCTGAATGCCGTTACCCATCGGGATCACGGCGAACCCGATGAGTGCGGAAGACGCGAGAATGAGCGGCGCGAGGTCGTAGG
Coding sequences within:
- the nuoL gene encoding NADH-quinone oxidoreductase subunit L, which codes for MTGILDFAPAIALLPLAAFVLVLLGGNYLPKRGALAGIAALAGSLVLSALSLVAVANGDPYHAELYTFLTGDGAISLHFGILIDPLSALMLTLVSLIALLVFVFSLGYMNDEGEGGLRRYYAELSLFAFSMLAFVFADNLLMAFMFFELVGLCSYLLIGFWFREPGPASAAKKAFLVTRFGDYFFLVGTVAVLSMFGTGLFVGEEGFPELARQAIESGQTFYGLGAETAITLAGLLVLGGVIGKSAQFPLHTWLPDAMEGPTPVSALIHAATMVAAGVYLVARMYGFYLLSPTALGVIALVGGFTALFAASMALVKQELKQVLAYSTISQYGYMMLALGGGGYVAAVFHLTTHAIFKALLFLGAGSVIIAMHHNENMWDMGGLKEKMPVTYYAFLSGSLALAGIFPFAGFWSKDEVLYETLIHGLGGSPLLLAGYAMGLLAVAFTGFYTFRMVLLTFHGDARTEQAEDPHSVRWNVKLPLAVLGILAAVGGVINLAPVEKVTGVHLTFLHDWLGGATELLSVEHYETLLHDYAHYTAENPLGETGTVLAGAAVSLGLALLGAGIAYRLYAVADPEEHTDRLGGLKTLLMNNYYQDEYQVWLARGVTVPIARAADTFDQSVVDGIVNATSSVSLFGSERVRRIQSGVVTNYATLVTLGLVALLVVFALLGGWL
- the nuoK gene encoding NADH-quinone oxidoreductase subunit NuoK, producing the protein MVGVFPYLLLSAAIFAIGVFGVLTRRNALLFLMSVELMLNAANVNFVAFSLHYGNLTGQVFALFVMALAAAEVAVGIGIILVLYRNFGEIDVTVPTTMRW
- a CDS encoding NADH-quinone oxidoreductase subunit J is translated as MGVLELIAFGLFALTTVGASLGVVVVRDVWHAALLLGVALLSVAVHYVMVQAPFVAAMQILVYVGGVLILISFAVMLTRRSDPGSGGVTQ
- a CDS encoding DUF456 domain-containing protein; the protein is MEITVFVLLALALLVGGVLGSFVPMVPAGLLSIGGIVVYWWSTGYATPGPIVLAGFLTVGVLVVAVDYLAGAIAAKAGGASTLSSVAGALVGFALFFVLGPVGILLGITATVFALELYRGRARDESLKAAGYALVGTLGSSVMQFVLTLSMLVAFLVVLVV
- a CDS encoding AbrB/MazE/SpoVT family DNA-binding domain-containing protein — its product is MATDEAPMETTVSDRGMVTIPAELRRRLDIEPGDKLRWETDEEGTLSVEVLKQRYGAFDDFEPIPMGGGGSESHDIAGHEDDPALSETS
- a CDS encoding type II toxin-antitoxin system VapC family toxin, with the translated sequence MAVAVVDTGVLVGMADADDEHHDVAMEIVRDMDHGDLPTGRVTNYVALETQNWIQSRKRHEKAVETYRRLNQSAGFEVLHAAQKDFTNAIKLFETHTGLSFGDATIAAYMHRAGIEYLYSFDDDFDAIEHITRLETADDPFE
- a CDS encoding NuoI/complex I 23 kDa subunit family protein, with translation MIGILKGMATTMKHALDGKTFTVEYPETAPEVSPRFRGVHKYSQERCIWCRQCENVCPNDTIQIVQDDQRNGEQYNLHVGQCIYCRLCEEVCPTDAIVLTQNFEFVGDTKDDLAYNKEELKNVPWYKDIDPLESREPDRGSWVGEGEGEVDYQ
- a CDS encoding complex I subunit 1/NuoH family protein produces the protein MYLQATTLTDTIVDLLGSVGLDAANPLVVFLAGLLAAAVVAVIVLLNAALAGPWAKRKITAAFTDRIAVNRVGPMGIGTIVVDSVRLLSKELIIPEKADRPAYDLAPLILASSALIGFAVIPMGNGIQVADPEIGLAYVFAVSSIASLGLLMAGYASNNKYSFLGGLRAVAQNLAYEIPLVLTGASVVLFAGSLRLSEIVAAQQGVFLQLGPVAIPNWFAFINPFAFALFMIANLAEVGRNPFDIPEAPTELVAGYQTEYSSVYFVLFYLGEFIHIFLGGAIIATLFLGGPAGPFLPGIVWFLIKIWGVFLFTQWARSAVPRVRIDQLIEIGWKVLLVLALVNLLVTAAVVGVMA